From one Caldithrix abyssi DSM 13497 genomic stretch:
- a CDS encoding FlgD immunoglobulin-like domain containing protein, with protein sequence MKSVMLSGFVFIVFLLSVPDLVKGQTLTWLQGVVNNECQAWAVSADGNIVVGEAEVAGGSHHAVRWVNGSVEDIGTLGGVWSRANCVTGDGQLVVGYASQANNDHRAFRWTSSGGLESLGTLGGAHSEAFGVSDDGAVVVGQSKSPDNSSLAFRWENGVIQNLGTLGGLHSHAYGASADGNIVVGWARDSSNNWRAFRWENGHMQDLGTLGGANATALNISPDGSVIVGYADTSFFSARYHAFRWQDGIMEDLGTLGGHYSEAYAASMNGEVIVGWAEDSLFRWRAFRWYNGQMEDLNETYADLLNDGSTLHFAVDVSPDGRYICGWGWHAGSYASKTAFLLDTGVSVKIDPKDDRPSPIAFKLLPNYPNPFNPATVISFQLEQASPVTLEIFDGQGKRIKTLLNKVMLPGKHVVRWNGSNHAGQPVAAGVYWYRLRAGDFSATRKMVLVK encoded by the coding sequence ATGAAGAGCGTTATGTTAAGCGGATTTGTGTTCATTGTATTTTTACTGAGCGTTCCGGATCTGGTAAAGGGGCAAACGCTAACCTGGTTGCAGGGAGTGGTTAACAACGAATGCCAGGCATGGGCGGTTTCAGCGGATGGAAACATTGTGGTTGGCGAAGCGGAGGTGGCGGGGGGCAGCCATCACGCCGTCCGTTGGGTAAACGGAAGCGTGGAGGATATTGGGACATTGGGAGGCGTGTGGAGCAGGGCCAATTGTGTGACCGGTGATGGTCAGCTTGTTGTGGGGTACGCCAGCCAGGCCAATAACGATCACAGGGCCTTTCGCTGGACCTCTTCCGGCGGGTTGGAAAGTCTGGGTACGCTGGGCGGAGCGCACTCCGAGGCTTTTGGCGTTTCAGACGATGGCGCTGTGGTTGTTGGACAGTCTAAAAGTCCCGATAACTCTTCACTGGCTTTTCGATGGGAAAACGGAGTGATACAAAATCTTGGTACTCTGGGCGGCCTTCATAGTCATGCGTATGGCGCCTCGGCCGATGGCAACATTGTGGTGGGCTGGGCGCGTGATAGTTCCAACAACTGGAGAGCTTTTCGCTGGGAAAATGGCCACATGCAGGACCTGGGCACCCTGGGCGGAGCAAACGCCACTGCGCTAAATATTTCTCCCGATGGCAGCGTGATTGTTGGTTATGCAGATACATCCTTCTTTTCCGCACGATACCACGCATTCCGCTGGCAGGATGGAATAATGGAAGACCTGGGAACCCTGGGCGGCCATTACAGCGAAGCGTACGCCGCTTCTATGAACGGCGAGGTAATTGTGGGCTGGGCAGAAGATTCATTGTTTAGGTGGCGCGCTTTTCGCTGGTACAATGGACAGATGGAAGACCTTAATGAAACTTACGCCGATTTGCTGAACGATGGCTCGACGCTCCATTTTGCCGTGGATGTCTCTCCGGACGGGCGATATATTTGTGGCTGGGGATGGCATGCCGGCAGTTACGCCAGTAAAACCGCTTTTTTGCTGGACACCGGCGTTTCTGTAAAGATCGATCCGAAAGACGATAGGCCGTCGCCCATTGCTTTTAAATTATTGCCTAACTACCCCAATCCCTTTAACCCGGCAACGGTTATTTCATTCCAGCTTGAACAGGCTTCGCCGGTAACGCTGGAAATTTTCGATGGACAGGGAAAAAGGATCAAAACGCTGCTAAATAAAGTGATGCTGCCGGGGAAGCATGTGGTACGCTGGAACGGCTCCAACCACGCAGGACAACCGGTTGCCGCTGGCGTGTACTGGTATCGCTTGCGAGCCGGAGATTTTTCTGCTACGCGCAAGATGGTGCTGGTGAAATAG
- a CDS encoding metal ABC transporter permease, translated as MSPQIEIQLIAVVVAVACALPGVFLVLRRMAMLSDAISHAILLGIVLAFFITQDLSSPFLVLAATLTGVLTVTMVEMLNRTRLVKEDTAIGLVFPLLFSIGVILIARYAGKVHLDTDAVLLGELAFAPFDRLVLFGVDIGPKALYVMGGILALNLLFIVLFFKELKLATFDAQLAASLGFAPGVIHYSLMTLVSVTAVGAFEAVGSILVVALVIGPPATAYLLVDSVLGMLLLSSGVGLLAAISGYWSAHLFDVSIAGSMATMVGIIFFLTLLLAPQRGLIALARRRKKQQIDFSLEMLLVHLLNHEGMPEEEQECRIAHLPDHLHWEGQLIERVIKKGEREKLLQRAGAFLKLTEKGRKKAESSLTR; from the coding sequence ATGAGTCCGCAAATCGAAATCCAGCTTATTGCCGTTGTTGTGGCTGTTGCCTGCGCCCTGCCAGGCGTATTTTTAGTGCTACGCCGCATGGCCATGCTCAGCGACGCCATCAGTCACGCCATTTTGCTGGGCATTGTGCTGGCTTTTTTTATTACGCAAGATTTGTCTTCGCCCTTTCTGGTGCTCGCCGCCACGCTCACAGGCGTATTAACGGTTACAATGGTGGAAATGTTAAATCGCACACGTCTGGTAAAAGAAGATACAGCCATCGGGCTGGTTTTTCCGCTGCTGTTCAGCATCGGCGTTATTCTGATTGCCCGCTACGCCGGAAAGGTGCATCTGGATACGGACGCGGTGTTGCTGGGCGAGTTAGCCTTTGCCCCCTTCGACCGTCTGGTGCTTTTCGGAGTGGATATCGGTCCCAAAGCATTGTACGTCATGGGCGGCATTCTGGCGCTCAATTTATTGTTTATCGTCCTGTTCTTTAAAGAATTGAAATTAGCCACATTTGACGCGCAGTTAGCCGCCTCGCTGGGTTTTGCCCCCGGAGTGATCCATTACAGTTTGATGACCCTGGTTTCGGTTACGGCTGTGGGCGCATTTGAAGCGGTTGGTTCCATTCTGGTGGTGGCTTTAGTGATCGGACCGCCGGCCACGGCCTATCTGCTTGTGGACAGCGTTTTGGGCATGTTGCTCCTCAGCAGCGGCGTCGGCCTGCTGGCGGCCATCAGCGGCTACTGGAGCGCTCACCTGTTCGATGTTTCCATTGCCGGTTCCATGGCCACCATGGTGGGAATTATCTTTTTCCTTACTTTGCTTTTAGCGCCCCAACGCGGCCTTATCGCCCTGGCCCGACGCCGCAAAAAACAACAGATCGATTTTTCGCTGGAAATGCTGCTGGTTCACCTTTTGAATCACGAAGGCATGCCCGAAGAAGAACAGGAATGTCGCATTGCGCACCTACCAGACCATTTACACTGGGAAGGGCAGCTTATCGAACGCGTGATTAAAAAAGGGGAACGAGAAAAACTGCTGCAAAGGGCCGGCGCCTTCCTTAAACTGACCGAAAAGGGACGCAAAAAGGCTGAAAGCTCGTTAACCCGTTAA
- a CDS encoding iron chelate uptake ABC transporter family permease subunit, with amino-acid sequence MFDLIQSFISDYTFRTVAMGSGVLGILSGALGSFAVLRRQSLLGDAISHAALPGIALAFLLTRSKAPLVLLLGAALAGWLATLLILAIVRNTRIKDDSALGLVLASFFGFGLVLLTFIQKQPYANQAGLETFLFGQAAALLARDVITMAVLSLITLTILGIFWKEFKLISFDPEFGQSLGVPVRLFDVLLTSLLVVAIVVGLQTVGVVLMSAMVVAPAAAARQWTDRLSLMTLLAGFFGALAGISGAIISSMFAKLPTGPTIVVCMSFIVAFSLMFAANRGIFWRWLQERRNRRRLELNAVLSDLYALADQHADHYHAHPIQVLRTMSIGHGGVDRSLKELRARGWVEQTPDGAWRLTEIGYQAAKKVVEQGREVAQ; translated from the coding sequence ATGTTTGATTTGATTCAAAGTTTTATAAGCGACTATACCTTTCGCACGGTTGCTATGGGCTCCGGCGTGCTGGGAATTTTAAGCGGGGCGCTGGGCAGTTTTGCCGTTCTCCGCCGACAAAGTTTGTTAGGCGACGCCATCTCGCACGCCGCCTTACCGGGCATAGCGCTGGCTTTTTTGCTGACGCGTTCCAAAGCGCCGCTGGTTTTGCTGCTGGGCGCCGCGCTGGCCGGCTGGCTGGCCACCCTGCTTATTCTGGCCATTGTGCGCAACACGCGCATCAAAGACGACAGCGCCCTGGGCCTGGTGCTGGCTTCTTTTTTTGGTTTTGGCCTGGTGTTATTGACCTTCATCCAGAAACAACCCTACGCCAACCAGGCGGGACTGGAGACCTTTCTGTTCGGCCAGGCGGCGGCATTGCTGGCACGAGACGTGATCACCATGGCCGTTTTAAGCCTTATCACCCTGACCATCCTGGGAATCTTCTGGAAAGAATTTAAACTGATCAGTTTTGACCCAGAGTTCGGACAGAGTCTGGGCGTTCCGGTGCGCCTGTTCGATGTGCTGTTGACCAGTCTGCTGGTGGTAGCCATTGTGGTGGGACTGCAGACCGTGGGCGTGGTGCTGATGAGCGCCATGGTCGTGGCGCCGGCTGCTGCAGCGCGACAGTGGACGGATCGTTTAAGCCTGATGACCTTACTGGCTGGCTTTTTCGGCGCGCTGGCCGGTATTAGCGGCGCCATCATCAGCAGCATGTTTGCTAAACTGCCCACCGGTCCGACCATCGTGGTCTGCATGAGCTTTATCGTAGCCTTTTCGTTGATGTTTGCCGCCAATCGGGGTATTTTTTGGCGCTGGCTGCAGGAACGGCGCAATCGTCGCCGTCTGGAATTAAACGCCGTGCTAAGCGACCTGTATGCCCTGGCCGATCAGCATGCGGATCACTACCATGCCCATCCGATTCAGGTTCTGCGCACCATGAGCATTGGACACGGCGGGGTTGACCGCAGCCTTAAAGAACTACGCGCCCGGGGTTGGGTGGAGCAAACGCCCGATGGCGCCTGGCGCTTGACGGAAATTGGCTATCAGGCCGCTAAAAAGGTTGTGGAGCAAGGAAGAGAGGTCGCCCAATGA
- a CDS encoding metal ABC transporter ATP-binding protein, which translates to MKKENVETAAIHVEDLTVAYRESPVLWDVDMVVPQGVLMAIVGPNGAGKTTLIKAILGLVKPAAGKVLIFGQPYETQRQRVGYVPQRGSVDWDFPTSVLDVVMMGRYGALGWIRRPGKKERRLALEALDKVGMREFSNRQISQLSGGQQQRVFLARALVQEADIYFMDEPFQGVDATTEKTIVKLLQELRNKGKTVVVVHHDLQTVREYFDWVMLLNVRQIAFGPVAEAFTEQNLRTAYGGKVAFLTHHVHKEKTE; encoded by the coding sequence ATGAAAAAAGAAAACGTAGAAACGGCGGCGATTCATGTGGAAGATTTAACCGTCGCCTACCGCGAAAGCCCCGTGCTTTGGGATGTGGACATGGTTGTTCCGCAAGGCGTGTTGATGGCCATTGTGGGGCCCAACGGCGCCGGCAAAACCACCCTCATTAAAGCGATTTTAGGCCTGGTAAAACCGGCTGCCGGTAAAGTACTGATTTTTGGCCAGCCTTACGAAACGCAACGGCAACGGGTGGGGTACGTACCGCAACGAGGCAGCGTGGACTGGGACTTCCCCACCAGTGTGCTGGATGTGGTAATGATGGGCCGCTACGGCGCTCTGGGCTGGATTCGTCGTCCCGGTAAAAAAGAACGACGGTTAGCGCTGGAAGCGCTGGATAAAGTGGGCATGCGCGAGTTCAGCAACCGACAGATCAGTCAGCTTTCGGGCGGTCAGCAGCAACGCGTTTTTCTGGCGCGCGCTCTGGTGCAGGAAGCGGATATTTACTTTATGGATGAGCCCTTCCAGGGAGTGGACGCCACCACCGAAAAGACCATTGTCAAATTGCTGCAAGAATTGCGCAACAAGGGCAAAACGGTGGTTGTGGTTCATCACGATTTGCAAACCGTGCGCGAATATTTCGACTGGGTGATGCTGCTCAATGTTCGTCAGATTGCCTTTGGGCCGGTTGCCGAAGCGTTTACCGAACAAAATTTACGCACAGCCTATGGTGGAAAGGTGGCGTTTTTGACCCACCATGTTCATAAAGAGAAGACAGAATAA
- a CDS encoding metal ABC transporter solute-binding protein, Zn/Mn family — protein sequence MKIYLSLFSAIVLFLFWGCGGQKDSTRDFSKHKIKIITTTGMIADAAKNVGGERVSVTPLMGPGVDPHLYKASEGDVSRMAGADLILYNGLHLEGKMTDIFARMQQRIKTVAVAEAIPKDSLLAPPQFKGAHDPHVWFDVRLWKIVVTRIRDALVEMDSTHAQEYQERAKNYLARLDSLDRYVLRQALRVPKTQRVLITAHDAFNYFGRRYHFEVRGLQGISTASEAGTADIQRLADFIKERQIPAVFVETSVPQRYIEALQAAVRSRGFDVKIGGSLFSDAMGQPGTPEGEYLGMVKHNIDIIVSALLKN from the coding sequence ATGAAGATATATTTATCGCTGTTTTCTGCCATTGTATTGTTCCTTTTCTGGGGCTGCGGCGGCCAGAAGGATTCTACCAGGGACTTTAGCAAACACAAAATTAAGATTATAACCACTACCGGTATGATCGCCGACGCGGCAAAAAACGTGGGCGGCGAACGGGTTAGCGTAACTCCGTTGATGGGCCCTGGCGTCGATCCCCACCTTTACAAAGCTTCAGAAGGCGATGTTTCTCGCATGGCCGGCGCCGATCTGATTTTGTACAACGGCCTGCATCTGGAAGGAAAGATGACCGACATCTTTGCGCGCATGCAACAGCGTATTAAAACCGTGGCCGTTGCCGAAGCCATTCCGAAAGACTCTTTACTCGCCCCGCCTCAATTCAAAGGCGCGCACGATCCGCATGTCTGGTTTGACGTGCGATTGTGGAAGATCGTCGTAACGCGCATTCGCGACGCGCTGGTTGAGATGGATTCTACGCACGCTCAGGAATATCAGGAGCGAGCAAAAAACTACCTGGCCAGGCTGGATTCACTGGATCGCTATGTTTTGCGGCAGGCATTGCGCGTACCCAAAACACAACGTGTGTTGATCACCGCCCATGACGCCTTCAATTATTTTGGCCGACGCTATCATTTTGAGGTGCGCGGCTTGCAGGGTATCAGTACGGCTTCCGAAGCCGGTACAGCCGACATCCAGCGTCTGGCCGATTTCATTAAAGAACGGCAGATTCCGGCCGTGTTTGTGGAAACATCGGTTCCGCAACGCTACATCGAAGCTTTGCAGGCGGCCGTACGCTCCCGCGGATTCGATGTGAAGATCGGCGGCAGTCTGTTTTCCGATGCCATGGGCCAGCCGGGAACGCCCGAAGGCGAATATCTGGGCATGGTAAAACACAATATCGACATCATCGTTTCTGCTCTGCTGAAAAATTAA